Within Cucumis melo cultivar AY chromosome 4, USDA_Cmelo_AY_1.0, whole genome shotgun sequence, the genomic segment GGGGCCCATTTAAGGCCCAACATTATCACTGAAGACCGAAGAGACACTAAAACATGTCTCTATTTTACTATTTCTAAAAcgaatattttcaaatataataaataaattgaaactatttataaattataataaaatcatccaatttttttagttcatttaagttttttttttttttttttttttaacttttttgctatattttttatagttttatttttacctACAATTTCTATTTTCTATAGTATATTTTCAGAGTTCAGTTTTCATTTGTTGcataaatttttttaagtttgatttttatgtttttgaaaaattaaagtttTGGGTTGAGtttcaatttattattttttttaattttaaaattttataattttattattattattgttattggaATTTTGCATTTCTTGATTCTATAGTTTTAAATTATCCatttttaaactcattttactaataaatcgtttttttttttttgttgtttttagtgttaatttatatttattgatTTAAAATTGACGGGCATTTTTCGGTGTAcatatgaaatttttttgttatatttttaaataatttcaatCGTTTTCTCATTTAcggtaattttttaaaaataaatataataatttttacaaattttttatcACTATTTATAATTTCACTTCATAATAGTTTAAAATTGACGGAGAAACGTTAATGTCAATAACTAAAAATAGGTATTAATTGAAAACAAAATGAGATTACAAATGTAAATTTCAAAACCTATGGACAAATTTGAGGTAATCTATCAGTGTGGAGTTGAAATATATTGAAATGTAAAGACTAAACTAaaaccaaattcaaaatttaagaacaaaaaataatatGTTAAAACAACGAGACTAAATAGAAATTATACTTAAAGTCAtaagaacaataaaaaaaacatacataaaCTTCCAAATTCTCCTTTCTCTTGTCATCCTTATGTCTTCCGGCCAACATTCACCAACACTCGATACTTCGTCTTCATTACTAACGAATATGATTGTACTGTGTGAATGAACTTTGAACCAAAAAGTAGAAAATGTGTTGTTTATTCTTATATTAACTATAATTTGTCAATTAAGACTGTAATATAAGATCGTAAATGTCATTCACACCTCTacatttgttacatatataaaaaaaactcattgcaACTATAACAATCGAGTTCAAAGTATTAACAATGCAATAAAATTTGTTAATGTAGCAAAATGTAGATATAGTTTTCGAAGTCCACTAATGAAACGATATCACTAATAAGTATATCACCTATggattttgttatgtttgtaattCTACATGCCAACGTCATGTCTACTAAATTATGTTCGATCTATCACGTATATGAACGCAACTTCTATGATATAAAATTGTTGTATATGTAATATATATGGCCCAAACAGCGGACCACCAGAATTGGACCTTCAATGTGCAAATGGCCTTTGttaataatttttcttcttcttcttcttcttcttcttcaaactcGCTGGGCTTGCCCTTTGATAATTGGACGCCCAATTCACCACTTTCCCCCTCGATTGAATTGGATTAAAACTCCCATTTTTGCCATTCGAAGCAAAGAACACCCACAAGATAAGATATTGGTATTGAAACGCAACAACCGCGCTTTACCCATAACTCTAATTCTTCCGCTCTCTTTGTTTTTCTAAGAAGGCTCATGTTGGGTGCTTCTAAGTCTTCCAGAAAGGTATTCAATTCCATGGGTTGCATTCATTCTTGCTTCTTTACACCCTCTCGATGATGTTTGAATTAATTTTTCTCGTTTTCTCTTTTCTGTATTGTTAGAAGCAGCAAGTGAAGCCAGAAAAAGAATGGCTGTCGGTGAGTTTCAAACCCGAGAACTTCATTCCAGGCCTCGTAATTGGTTTCATTCTTGGGTTGTTTTTGGATTTATCAAAACCCAGTAAAGGTAATGCTAAGAAGGGCTATTTCCTGCCGTCCAAGTACCAACAGCTTTCTCCAGCCTCAAATAACGGTGATCAAGAGCTCAAATTGGTTAGTGTTCGACTTTACTTGAATTTCTGGATTTCTTTTGAGTTGGAGATGGTTTCTCTACATGTTTGAAATAGATTATGATCACTAAATTAGAATGAAATGAAAGAACGAAATAAGAAGTTTTTAGTTTAGCCTCAACTGTCTACAATTAAAGGGTACGCGAGGTTTCGTGTTTAATGTCATTGGATATGGTTTTCTATGGCTCAATTTTGAGGCGTGAATTGCTTGTAAGATAGAATAGTTTAGGGCCTATTTGAGGTAGTTGTATAATTATATTGCGAACAAAATTAGCTTTCGTGCCGATTTGCCTAATCGTTAAGCAGAGTTTTAGGTTCTGTGCTTACCCCGTCTTTGCTGTTGCCATCAAGTATCACTGTAGTCTGTCAGGACAGAACCTAAAAGGGGAATCAATTAGTCTGAGGATCAAAAGGGCCGGGTGAAATATGATTTAGCAGTTAGACAAGTTATCTTTACTGTTATGACATcaagataagaaaaaaaacgTAGTAGAGAATCAACACAAAGATTCATTACAGTGTGACAAAGAGAGAGCCGAAATCCCTAGGGCCAAAATCCTAAATAACTTATATAGGACAAATACGGAAGTAACTTAGATTTAGGGGGCATTCCTAGTGAGCCCTCTTACTTGGTGATTTGAAGTGccaaataataaatttaagaCGATCCAACATTTCCTTTGCAAACTTGGTTATGTGTAGCATATTTGTGTAGTTCCAAAAATCTTGAAATGTTGTAGTATGGCTTATGTAGATTTCCTTCCCTAAGCATAGAAAGGGAACTACACTGACAAATTGACAATCACACCAAGTCCTTGTGTCATGTAACTTGTACAATGCGTCTTGCTGTGAAGAATCATCTGACATTCTTACTTTTCAATTGAAGGTCCTTGTCGTTAGGCAAGATCTGAAGATGGGTTCTGGAAAAATTGCATCTCAATGTGCTCGTAAGATTTAAGATGCTGAATTCCATACTTGTTTCACGcgcattttatttttgtttctaattaCATTGGTTGGTTTCTCACTTCACATCTTCCTGCCATTGAAGCTAAATATTTTTGCATGTTTTTCTGTCAAATTGTGAAGATGCCGCTACTGGCTTGTATGCAGAACTAATGCAAAGGTATTCCTTGTACTATACTATTTATGAATATCTGCTTTGATCAAACCATATACACGGCTAATTCTTcatccttttctcttttctggATCTATGCCCATTTCTAATATCTAGTGCAGCCACCGAAACCTTTTGAGACAGTGGGAACTATGTGGGCAGCCGAAAATAGTTGTAACATGCAAGAATCAACACGAAATGTAAGCAGGTGATTCCTTTCTCCAAAAATGTAATCGGTAATAAACATGTGAAACCAAAACCTTACGGTTTTTGGAAAGACTTTGTAGGTTTGTGGGTTGAGGACTGGGAGGAGGAATGAGAGCACAGGGGAAGTGTTGTTTAATAaaattacacttttttttttgttaaatctaCTTCTTTTCTTAAATCAGGAATAAACTGAAGGATGCAGCTGAGAATATTGGCCTTCCTACTTTTGTTGTTGCTGATGCTGGACGCACACAGGTACAAACTTTGTTCTCCACTTGTCTGCTCGGATGAATTTACAAGCATTTTGATTAATGCATGAGTAATGGTGTGGTAACTGGGTGCAATAATGCTTGACATGTTTTATTAATGTCTATATTTTGGCATAGTCAAACAATTCTACACATGTTATGCTGTCATACGTTGGCATTACATTGTTTTATTCGTTAGCCATCAGAAAGTTAATGTTATGGGATCTCCTAAGCGAAAAAAATAGCTGTTAGTGGTTCAGCATTGTATAGGGTGGCTGCAAAACCCTCGGTTTTGTAGTTGATGGAAAGGTTCACTTGGCTCTTTGAAGAAGCGATTTTTTCCAAGCCCAAATTTGTATGCAATAATCATTTTGATGAACTTCAAAGTGCCTATAATTGGACACCTCAAGAAACATGTTTGTAAACATTTCACCAAGTACATTTAGTTCTCCGGAACTTGTCAACTGGCATTCTGAAATCAGTTCAATGATGTGCAGGTTTCGGCTGGATCGAAGACTGTTCTTGCCATTGGACCTGGTAATGCTTCTTTACCCTATGATAGAATTCCACGGTTGCCTGGTTGATTTTCTTCGGTTGTCTttcttttgttaatttaattgtaCAACACTTAATCCACTTGGTTTGCTTTGAGTTATGGTAAATTTAACAATAAATTCACGTTCTTAACATTTCTCAATAGCTCAAGACCCACTAAATGAATGATCAATATTTATCGGAGAGAACAACATTATAGGAGTACAAAACGCACAACGTCTTGCTCTGATATTACGTTAATGTACCACTCAAATTTAACTATTAATTCATATTCTTAACAATATACATGTTCTCTGTCTAATTTAAATAGGGCCAAAGGAAGCCATTGATGCAGTAACTGGGAAACTCCGCCTACTCTAGTCGGATTCATGCAACCACACACAATTGGTTTAATGTATTCAAAACGtaaatgatgaatcaacaattTTATCCGCCAGCATTCATCTTCATGAGACGGGTTCA encodes:
- the LOC103503602 gene encoding uncharacterized protein LOC103503602 isoform X2; the encoded protein is MLGASKSSRKQVKPEKEWLSVSFKPENFIPGLVIGFILGLFLDLSKPSKGNAKKGYFLPSKYQQLSPASNNGDQELKLVLVVRQDLKMGSGKIASQCAHAATGLYAELMQSHRNLLRQWELCGQPKIVVTCKNQHEMNKLKDAAENIGLPTFVVADAGRTQVSAGSKTVLAIGPGPKEAIDAVTGKLRLL
- the LOC103503602 gene encoding uncharacterized protein LOC103503602 isoform X1: MLGASKSSRKKQQVKPEKEWLSVSFKPENFIPGLVIGFILGLFLDLSKPSKGNAKKGYFLPSKYQQLSPASNNGDQELKLVLVVRQDLKMGSGKIASQCAHAATGLYAELMQSHRNLLRQWELCGQPKIVVTCKNQHEMNKLKDAAENIGLPTFVVADAGRTQVSAGSKTVLAIGPGPKEAIDAVTGKLRLL